The genomic window GCCGGCGTCGACCAGCGCCCGCAGCGACGCCGGCGGCACGTGCTCGTGCTCGAAGGTCACGACGTCGCACCCCTCGGCGAAGCGCAGCAGCGCCTCGACGTCGGAGGGCGAGCCCAGCACGACGTCCGGCACGACCTGCGCGGCGCTCTCGTCGGCGACCGAGGCGAGCAGCCGCAGCCGCACACCGAGCGCGGCCGCCGGGGCGGCGCTCATGCGCGCGAGCTGCCCGGCGCCGACGATGCCGACGGTGGGGAATCCGGGGGCGAGGGGCACGGCGGGAGCGTACCGAGGCGTCCTGGTGCGGGCCGCGAGCAGGTCCGCCGCTACCCTCGACCGGTGCCAACGCCCGGAAGCGCCGACGACGGCGGCCCTACCAGCCCGGCGTCGATCCGGTCCCGCTCACCGCTGGCGCGGATCTACTACTCGCTGGGGCACGCGGTCCGCGAGCTGCTGAAGTTCGGGGTCGTGGGCGCCGGTGGCGTCGTCATCGACGTGGGCCTGTCCAACTGGCTCTACTCCGTGATGCCCCACAAGCAGCTGACCGCCAAGGGCATCGCCGTGCTCGTGGCGATCACCTTCAACTACGTCGGCAACCGCCAGTGGACCTTCCGGCACCGCACCCGCAGCCAGATCCACCGCGAGTACGCCGCGTTCTTCGGCATCAGCCTCGTCGGCCTGCTCATCACGCTGGCCTGCGTGGCGTTCACCCGCTACGTCCTCGGCTACGAGGGCCGGCTGGCGTTCAACGTCTCCGGCAACGTCGTCGGCCTCGCGCTCTCGACGGTGTTCCGGTTCTGGGCGTACCGCCGCTTCGTCTTCCCCGTCATCGAGCAGGCCGAGCGCGAGGAGGAGGCGGGCCTCCCCCACGAGGCCTGACGCTGCCCGGGAGCACGCGGGCGCCGCTCGGCTCAGCGCAGGTGCGTGACGTCACCGGCGCTGAAGCTCCGGCCGCCGACCACGAGGCCCCCCTGGTCGTCCACGGCGTCCGCGACGCCCTCGACCACCTCGCCGCCGGGGAGCTCGAGGCTCACGTGCCGGCCGAGGGTCCCGCAGCGCTCGGCGTACGCGGCGGCCAGTCCGCTCGCCGCGGGGTCGCCGCCGGCCTCCTCCAGGGCGCGCAGCCGCCGGTCCAGCTCGACGAGCAGCGCACCGAGCACCGGGCCGCGCTCCGCCCGCTCGGCCCCGGCGAGCAGCAGCGACGTCGCGTCCGGCACGGGCAGCTCGTCCTCGCGCATGGTCGTGTTGAGCCCGATCCCGAGCACGACGCCGTCCGGCTGCACGACCTCGGCGAGCAGGCCACCCAGCTTGCGGTCCCCGACGCGCACGTCGTTCGGCCACTTGAGCTCCGCAC from Motilibacter rhizosphaerae includes these protein-coding regions:
- a CDS encoding GtrA family protein encodes the protein MPTPGSADDGGPTSPASIRSRSPLARIYYSLGHAVRELLKFGVVGAGGVVIDVGLSNWLYSVMPHKQLTAKGIAVLVAITFNYVGNRQWTFRHRTRSQIHREYAAFFGISLVGLLITLACVAFTRYVLGYEGRLAFNVSGNVVGLALSTVFRFWAYRRFVFPVIEQAEREEEAGLPHEA
- a CDS encoding biotin--[acetyl-CoA-carboxylase] ligase — protein: MSKDTHPAVDLAAVAGALEQAGVGGFGLRVLPATGSTNDDLAALAREGAPDRTVLVADLQTGGRGRLGRQWEAPAGSSLAVSVLVRPALPVERWGWLPLLAGVAAVDAVAAVGVRAELKWPNDVRVGDRKLGGLLAEVVQPDGVVLGIGLNTTMREDELPVPDATSLLLAGAERAERGPVLGALLVELDRRLRALEEAGGDPAASGLAAAYAERCGTLGRHVSLELPGGEVVEGVADAVDDQGGLVVGGRSFSAGDVTHLR